AGGCTATGGCAAATAGTATTCCGTAATAACGAACCTGAAATCCAAAAATGGTAAAGAATACAGGATCAACATTCCAATTGATAAACAGAAGATTCATGCTTTTATATATTATGCTTTATTAAGGGTAAAGGCAAATGAGCTGCCTTCCCCTAATTTGCTTCTCACGTTAATGGTTTGACGGTGGGCCTCAATTATATGCTTAACAATGGCAAGGCCTAATCCCGTTCCTCCTGATTCTCTCGATCGACTTTTATCGGCCCTGAAGAATCGCTCAAAAATACGGTTTAAATCCTTTTGATCAATGCCTACACCATCATCCGAGACCTCAATGAGAATACTATCGAACATATCTGAAAAAGATACGATAGTTGTTCCTCCTTCCTTTCCATAATTTATGGAGTTAACCAGTAGGTTTACAATTACCTGCGATATGCTCATCCTATCAGCATTTACATAGATAGGGGTAGTCTTGCTCCGGGCAATCACAATTTTAATTTCGCGCTGTAACGCCTTCATCTCAAGGCTATCGACAATTTCCTGCACCATCGCTACGATGTCAAACTTTTCAGGCTTTAACTTCAACTCGCCAGACTCCAACTTCGATATTTCCTCCAAATCTTCAACAATCGAGATCATTCGGTTGATGCTTTTCTCAGCACGCTCGAGGTAACGTCGGTTTATTGATTCATCCTCAAGTCCACCATCCAGCAAGGTTAGGATGTAACCTTGCATGTTGAAAATTGGAGTTTTAAGCTCGTGCGATACGTTGCCTAAAAATTCTTTACGGTAACGTTCCATTTCGCGTAGTCGAGTTAACTCGTTACCCCGCTTCGCAGCCCACTTTGTAAGTTCCTCTTCGAGCTCCTTCCCGATATCCTTCCCCTCCAAAAATTCTTTCAATTCAGAATCAGAAAGATTAAGCTGCTGGATGGTTTTATATATTGGAGTTATCTTCCCGAAGATTAGTTCATTGAGAAGATAGTAGATTACAACAAAAACCACAATAAATACAACCAGTGCAATTGCTACGCCTAACAGCAACTCATTAATAAAGTTCTTCGACGTATGCGACAACCAAAATACAACCACCACTAATACCGAGGTAATCCCCGATATCAGCACAGACATTTGCTTAGGCGACGAGATTTGCATGAGATGCCTACTACTTTCCTGAGTACTGCTTCATGAGCTTTGTAACGTACTTACCAAGAATATCAAACTCAAGGTTAACTACCGTTCCAACCTTAAACTGGTGGAAATTAGTATGCT
This window of the uncultured Acetobacteroides sp. genome carries:
- a CDS encoding ATP-binding protein; the encoded protein is MQISSPKQMSVLISGITSVLVVVVFWLSHTSKNFINELLLGVAIALVVFIVVFVVIYYLLNELIFGKITPIYKTIQQLNLSDSELKEFLEGKDIGKELEEELTKWAAKRGNELTRLREMERYRKEFLGNVSHELKTPIFNMQGYILTLLDGGLEDESINRRYLERAEKSINRMISIVEDLEEISKLESGELKLKPEKFDIVAMVQEIVDSLEMKALQREIKIVIARSKTTPIYVNADRMSISQVIVNLLVNSINYGKEGGTTIVSFSDMFDSILIEVSDDGVGIDQKDLNRIFERFFRADKSRSRESGGTGLGLAIVKHIIEAHRQTINVRSKLGEGSSFAFTLNKA